The window TATTCCTAGGGATGTTCAGACCGGTGTTTCCGACATCAGCATCCCCGACAAAGTAGAGGTTAGAGGCTACAAACCGCACGTAAAGCCTCATCCGCTCCAGATTGAGCGAGCAGCCGATCTACTGCTTAACGCTGACAAACCGATGATATGGTCAGGCGGAGGTGTTATCATAGCGAACGCAGCTCCCCAGCTACGAGCAATCGCCGAGCTTCTTCTAGCGCCAGTGGTAACCAGCCTCATCGGGAAAGGAAGTTTTCCCGAAAACCATCCGCTCTCACTCGGCCCAATCGGCATGCACGGTCGACCTGAGGCCAATAAGATGGTCTGCGAGACCGACTGCCTCCTAGCGGTAGGCGTCAGATTCTCTGACCGCTCAACCGGACGGTTCGAAGAGTTCTGCCAAGACGCAAGCATCATCCACATCGACATAGATCCAGCCGAGCTCGGGAAGAACAAAAAACCCAATCTGCCAATAGTAGCTGATGTAGGCATTGCCTTAAACGAGCTGCTAGCAGCTATCAAGCGGAAACTCGCTAAGCGCGAGGAGACCGCTTGGTCTAAACGGGTAGAAGAGATTAAGGAGCAGTTCCAAAACAGTAGCTTCGGTGAATCAAAAGGCTACCAGCCGCAGATAGTTGAGAAGATCCGAGAGATACTACCATCTAATGGTATCCTCACCACCGAAGTAGGTAAGAATCAGATGTGGGGTGAGCTCTACTACAAGGTCATTGAGCCGCGCACCTGGATCACCTCAACGGGGCTGGGTACTATGGGTTTCGGCTTCCCAGCTGCTGTTGGAGCAAAGGTAGCGAAGCCTGATGTCCCGGTTGTAGATCTAGCTGGCGATGGTAGTTTCAGAATGACGGAGAACTCTCTAGCGGTCTGCGTTGACGAGCATATTCC is drawn from Nitrososphaerota archaeon and contains these coding sequences:
- the ilvB gene encoding biosynthetic-type acetolactate synthase large subunit; translation: MVKMSGSQALIQGLWSEGVRAIFGIPGGQIMPVYDALYDSEIRHILARHEQCAAHMADGYARASGHPGVCMATSGPGATNLVTGIATAYADSSPIVAITGQVAKPFIGKDAFQECDTIGIVTPITKYTLQPMEANEIPEAIKKAFLIASTGRPGPVLVDIPRDVQTGVSDISIPDKVEVRGYKPHVKPHPLQIERAADLLLNADKPMIWSGGGVIIANAAPQLRAIAELLLAPVVTSLIGKGSFPENHPLSLGPIGMHGRPEANKMVCETDCLLAVGVRFSDRSTGRFEEFCQDASIIHIDIDPAELGKNKKPNLPIVADVGIALNELLAAIKRKLAKREETAWSKRVEEIKEQFQNSSFGESKGYQPQIVEKIREILPSNGILTTEVGKNQMWGELYYKVIEPRTWITSTGLGTMGFGFPAAVGAKVAKPDVPVVDLAGDGSFRMTENSLAVCVDEHIPVTVVILNNSSLGMVEQWQRLFHDRRYSAVKLSGSPDFVKLAEAYGAQGFRAQSIEEFEKVFKEAIKSDVATVIDCPVAPEEDVFPFVPPGRGLKDILYGAESA